One Vicugna pacos chromosome 33, VicPac4, whole genome shotgun sequence genomic region harbors:
- the LOC102538263 gene encoding olfactory receptor 8A1-like, producing the protein MAAENHSAVTEFILGGLTNRPELQLPLFLLFLGIYSVTMIGNLGVITLICLNAQLHTPMYFFLSNLSFVDLCYSSVITPKMLVNFVSEKNTISYAGCMSQLYFFLVFVIAECYMLTAMAYDRYVAICRPLLYNIIMTHGVCSPLVAVVYAMGLIGSTIEIVLMLKLPYCEHFISHYFCDVISLMKLSCSSTYDIEVTTFFLAGFNIVVTSLAIFVSYAFILSSILDIHSTEGRSKAFSTCSSHLAAVGLFYGSTMFLYLKPSADNSLAQETVVSLFYTTVIPMLNPLIYSLRNKEVKAAMQKTLRRTFFGCRCHYSFSG; encoded by the coding sequence ATGGCTGCAGAAAATCACTCTGCAGTGACAGAGTTCATTCTTGGAGGTTTAACAAATCGGCCAGAGCTCCagctccccctcttcctcctcttccttgggATCTACTCAGTCACCATGATAGGGAATCTGGGTGTGATAACGCTGATTTGTCTGAATGCTCAGCttcacacccccatgtacttcttcctcagcaATCTGTCGTTCGTGGATCTCTGCTACTCCTCTGTCATTACCCCGAAAATGCTGGTGAACTTTGTGTCAGAGAAGAACACCATCTCCTATGCAGGGTGCATGTCCCAGCTCTACTTCTTCCTTGTGTTTGTCATTGCTGAGTGTTACATGCTGACAGCGATGGCTTATGATCGCTATGTTGCCATCTGCAGACCTTTGCTTTACAACATCATCATGACTCATGGAGTCTGCTCCCCACTGGTGGCTGTGGTCTACGCAATGGGGCTCATTGGCTCAACCATAGAGATTGTCCTCATGTTGAAACTGCCCTATTGTGAGCACTTCATCAGTCATTACTTCTGTGACGTCATCTCACTCATGAAGCTCTCCTGCTCTAGCACCTATGACATTGAGGTGACAACTTTCTTTTTGGCTGGATTCAACATTGTGGTCACCAGCTTAGCAATCTTTGTTTCCTATGCCTTCATCCTGTCCAGCATCCTCGACATCCACTCCACAGAGGGAAGGTCCAAAGCCTTCAGCACCTGCAGCTCCCATCTTGCAGCTGTGGGATTATTTTATGGATCTACCATGTTCCTGTACTTAAAACCCTCTGCAGACAATTCCCTGGCCCAGGAGACTGTGGTCTCTCTATTCTACACCACAGTGATCCCCATGCTGAACCCTCTAATCTACAGTTTGAGGAATAAGGAGGTCAAGGCTGCCATGCAGAAAACTCTAAGGAGAACATTCTTTGGGTGCAGATGTCATTATTCTTTCTCAGGTTGA